The stretch of DNA AAAGGAAATGAATTATAAGCCTCCGGGTTATCTTTTCCAAACAGCTTTAAAACTGCTAAAAAAGATCCATTTCCACTGTTCGCTATGGTTTCAAGAATTTTTTTCATTCCTTCTTTTCCTTTTTCTTTGGGAATAACCATCTGATATTGAATAAAACCTGATTTCCCATAGATCTTATTCCAATCATTGATGGCATCTAAAGGATAGAAAAATGTTTCGTAATCAATAAAGCTTTTCACTTCTTTTTTTGATTGCTTTTTATAATACAAAAGATTGAATAGCCTTACAGTCAGAGAATTCAATACAAAGCCAGGGAAATAAAAAGGAACCGTTGGCTGAAGCTTTTTCTTGAGCCTTAAAGGAGTTTTAGACATATTTTGAGGAAGCTCATGCTGGAAAGCATGTTCTCCCCGCATCAATATACTTCTTCCGATATTTTTTCCTTTCTGTAAGCAGTCAATCCAGGCTACCGTATAAGTCCAGCTTTCGCTTTCATCAAACAATCTGAAAATTTCGTCAAGGTTTTCTGCTTTAATGCTTTCCTGACGAATATAAGCAGACTCTATATTTTTAAGTTTAAATTTTGCTGTAAGAATAATCCCTGTAAGTCCCATTCCACCAATCGTAGCCCAAAATTTTTCCGAGTTAACCTCTCTTGAACAGGTAATAATTTCACCATTCTCGATCATGAGCTTAAACTCAATCACGTATTCGGAAAAGCAGCCTTCCGCATGATGATTTTTCCCATGGACATCAGATGCTATTGCACCCCCTACTGAAATAAATTTAGTTCCCGGAGTTACGTATAAAAAATACCCCTGTGGAACTGCAATTTCGAGTACATCAGAAAGAAGTACTCCCGACTCACATTCTATAATGCCGTTTAAACGGTCGAAACTGATAAATTTATTTAATTTTTTTGTTGAAAATATATGTTCTCCCAGTGAAGCATCTCCATAACATCTTCCGTTGCCTCTTGCAATAACTTCATTATGATTTAAGACAAACTCTTTTATCTTTTTGAAGCTGTCTTCAGACTTCATTTCTTTTTCCACTATGGGAAAATTACCCCAATTGGTAACTTTTTGTATAAAATTCGGTCTCATTTCTTAAAGTAAATTTGAATTAAAAATGTGGCTACCCATAATAATAAGGTAACCTGTATATACCGATCTCTATAAACAATTTTTGTAGGAGACTCAGTCCTGTTATACACTAGTGTCTGCTGCAGATACCTTAGAAATGCAAATACGACAAAAATCACAGTATAAAAGACCCTCTCATGAAATTTAGCCTGTACCTCCGGTGATAAGGTGAACATAAGATAACACATAATCGCCAGCGTTACAGAAATAGAAAGTGCAATATCTGCAAACTGTACGTTATATCCATCTAAAGCACGTCTCGTTTTCCCGGAAACCTGTGCATTAATAAGCTCTCCTCTTCTTTTACCAATCGCCAGAACTAATGCCAGAACGAAAGTCAGCAAAATAGCCCATTGCGAAATTGTAATTCCGGTGATATATCCTCCGGCCAGTACTCTTAAAACAAATCCTGTTGCAATAATAAAAATATCAATAATAGGGACATGCTTTAATTTGAATGTATAAGCAAGATTCATGACGAAATAAAAGCCTATAATAGTCGCAAACTTCCAGAGAATCTGATGGAAATAAGCCTGAGCAAAGATGATCAATGCGACATTCACCACTATAATACCGATTAAGATCCCTATAGCCTGTGATTTAGATATAGCTCCACTCGCTAATGGTCTTCTCCTTTTTTCAGGATGTTGACGGTCTGCCTCAATATCATTATAATCATTTAAGATATAAACAACACTGGCAGCGAGCGAAAAAATAATAAAAGCAAAAATACTTTTGGTAAGTAAATCTAAGTTTTTGATATTACCCGAAAAAAATAAAGGTACAAAAACAAACAGATTCTTTACCCATTGCTCTACACGAAGCAGTTTAAAATATTTCTTCATTTATGTTATTTCAGTTACAAAAATAGTAATTTTCAAAATGAGCAGCATAAAAATACAAAAAAAACCGCCGCAGCGGTCTTTTAAGAAAATATTTATAGATTAAATTAATTATTGCCCTTTTTTAGCTTCATTAATCATCTTTTCATTTGCTGTAATCGCAAATTCTACTCTTCTGTTTTTAGCTCTTCCTTCTTCAGTATCGTTGCTTGCAACCGGCATTGTTTTACCTTCTCCTTTTGTAAACATTCTGTTTGAAGCAATTCCTTTTGCTGCTAAATAAGCTTTTACAGCATCTGCTCTTCTTTGAGAAAGTGCCATATTATAAGCATCTTTACCTACGCTATCTGTATGTCCGTAGATATTGATATTGGTATCAGGGTTATTTTCTAATACTTTTTCTAATTTATCCAGGTTAGTCTGAGCTACAGAAGTAAGGTTTGAAGAATCAAAAGCAAAGTTAACAATACTTTCATTCATTGTCACTTTAATACCATCTCCTACTCTTTCCACTTCAGCACCTGGTAAAGTTTCTTTAATTTCTTTAGCCTGCTTATCCATTTTGTTCCCGATAACGTTACCAGCAACACCACCAATGATACCACCTAATACAGCTCCTAAAGCTCCGTTTCCACCTCTACCTACATTATTACCTAGAATACCTCCAAGTACAGCTCCTGATGCAACACCGATTCCTGTTCCTCTCTGTTGGTTATTCGAATTTTGAACGGCCTCACAACTTGTCAACAACAATGCTGATGATAAGAAAAGACCACTAATATATGTTTTAGTAAATTTCATCTTTTTATTTTTTGTTTATTATTTAATATTTCATTCCTGTTCTTTCGAAGTTGTACACTACTCGTACGGTACTTCCATCAAAAGGTATGTTTTGTTCCAGTGAAAATTGATCTGTAGTTTGGTTGATGATATTTAAAGAGTATCCTACAGTGTTCTGCTTCGCTTTAGTTCCAGCAGCAATTTTTTTGAACATAAAGGTATTACCTCCTGTAGTTTCAAATTTGATAGGCTGTGTAATACTAGGACAAGATCCACCCCCGTTTAAAGTATAAGCTCCTGTATAGTTATTGGGAATTAATCTCCAATGACTTCCTACAAAACATTGTGCATCTGCGCCTTCATCAAAAGGCTTAATTTTCAACCCTT from Chryseobacterium piperi encodes:
- a CDS encoding OmpA family protein encodes the protein MKFTKTYISGLFLSSALLLTSCEAVQNSNNQQRGTGIGVASGAVLGGILGNNVGRGGNGALGAVLGGIIGGVAGNVIGNKMDKQAKEIKETLPGAEVERVGDGIKVTMNESIVNFAFDSSNLTSVAQTNLDKLEKVLENNPDTNINIYGHTDSVGKDAYNMALSQRRADAVKAYLAAKGIASNRMFTKGEGKTMPVASNDTEEGRAKNRRVEFAITANEKMINEAKKGQ
- a CDS encoding decaprenyl-phosphate phosphoribosyltransferase; the encoded protein is MKKYFKLLRVEQWVKNLFVFVPLFFSGNIKNLDLLTKSIFAFIIFSLAASVVYILNDYNDIEADRQHPEKRRRPLASGAISKSQAIGILIGIIVVNVALIIFAQAYFHQILWKFATIIGFYFVMNLAYTFKLKHVPIIDIFIIATGFVLRVLAGGYITGITISQWAILLTFVLALVLAIGKRRGELINAQVSGKTRRALDGYNVQFADIALSISVTLAIMCYLMFTLSPEVQAKFHERVFYTVIFVVFAFLRYLQQTLVYNRTESPTKIVYRDRYIQVTLLLWVATFLIQIYFKK
- a CDS encoding lipocalin family protein — its product is MKKLLLAGMLGTSLFAVSCSSVKNAKTSQNQRSEFLKLKGDWQIVSIDYDKGLKIKPFDEGADAQCFVGSHWRLIPNNYTGAYTLNGGGSCPSITQPIKFETTGGNTFMFKKIAAGTKAKQNTVGYSLNIINQTTDQFSLEQNIPFDGSTVRVVYNFERTGMKY
- a CDS encoding FAD-binding oxidoreductase; translation: MRPNFIQKVTNWGNFPIVEKEMKSEDSFKKIKEFVLNHNEVIARGNGRCYGDASLGEHIFSTKKLNKFISFDRLNGIIECESGVLLSDVLEIAVPQGYFLYVTPGTKFISVGGAIASDVHGKNHHAEGCFSEYVIEFKLMIENGEIITCSREVNSEKFWATIGGMGLTGIILTAKFKLKNIESAYIRQESIKAENLDEIFRLFDESESWTYTVAWIDCLQKGKNIGRSILMRGEHAFQHELPQNMSKTPLRLKKKLQPTVPFYFPGFVLNSLTVRLFNLLYYKKQSKKEVKSFIDYETFFYPLDAINDWNKIYGKSGFIQYQMVIPKEKGKEGMKKILETIANSGNGSFLAVLKLFGKDNPEAYNSFPLEGYTLALDFKVNSKLKKLVEQLDQIVQEFGGRIYLTKDSMSKSSLTNYLKNIQNPKFVSLQHKRIINNNS